In Anabaena sphaerica FACHB-251, the following proteins share a genomic window:
- a CDS encoding DUF429 domain-containing protein, translated as MKFIGIDLGWKSQPSGLCYLELIDGKLQLLDLDRQDAIADILTWIDNTIKLEESAIIAVDAPTLIPNAIGSRLPDKLSHKYFGKYHAGCYPANQNLAFAERTINFGLELESRGFVHAPCIEPQKPGRYQIEVFPHPAIVNLFQLERILKYKKGKIRDRRLELIKLYNYIIDILPSLSPPLRSLRLCGSFPSEIPNTGAALKEIEDKLDSLICAYVAAYWWFWGTEKNLVLGDLSTGYIVVPQRICT; from the coding sequence ATGAAATTTATTGGTATTGATTTGGGCTGGAAATCACAACCGAGTGGTTTATGTTACTTAGAATTAATAGATGGAAAACTGCAACTACTGGATTTAGATCGCCAAGATGCCATTGCAGACATCTTGACTTGGATTGATAACACCATAAAACTAGAAGAATCAGCCATTATTGCTGTAGATGCACCCACCTTGATCCCCAACGCTATTGGCAGTCGTTTACCAGATAAACTTAGTCATAAATACTTTGGTAAATATCATGCTGGATGCTACCCAGCCAACCAAAACCTAGCCTTTGCAGAACGCACTATTAATTTTGGTTTAGAATTAGAATCCCGTGGTTTTGTTCATGCACCCTGCATTGAACCTCAAAAACCAGGTAGATATCAAATCGAAGTCTTTCCCCACCCAGCTATAGTTAACTTATTTCAATTAGAACGCATCCTCAAATATAAAAAAGGAAAAATTAGAGATCGCCGTTTAGAACTAATCAAACTATATAATTACATCATAGATATTCTCCCTTCACTTTCTCCTCCTCTGCGTTCTCTGCGTCTCTGCGGTTCGTTTCCTTCAGAAATACCAAACACAGGTGCAGCACTCAAAGAAATAGAAGATAAACTAGATAGTTTAATTTGCGCTTATGTGGCTGCATATTGGTGGTTTTGGGGAACAGAAAAAAACCTAGTGTTAGGAGATTTGAGTACAGGTTATATTGTTGTACCTCAGAGAATTTGTACCTAA